In one window of Mus pahari chromosome 3, PAHARI_EIJ_v1.1, whole genome shotgun sequence DNA:
- the Mtch2 gene encoding mitochondrial carrier homolog 2 produces MADAASQALLGSGLTILSQPLMYVKVLIQVGYEPLPPTIGRNVFGRQVCQLPGLFGYAQHIASIDGRRGLFTGLTPRLCSGVLGTVVHAKVLQYYQDSEKPEELGSVTVQKEGSSSFDRVIKETTREMIARSAATLITHPFHVITLRSMVQFIGRESKYCGLCDSIVTIYREEGIVGFFAGLIPRLLGDIISLWLCNSLAYLINTYALDSGVSTMSEMKSYSQAVTGFFASMLTYPFVLVSNLMAVNNCGLAGGSPPYSPIYTSWIDCWCMLQKAGNMSRGNSLFFRKVPCGKTYCYDLRMLI; encoded by the exons ATGGCGGACGCGGCCAGTCAGGCGCTCCTGGGCTCCGGTCTCACCATCCTGTCCCAGCCGCTCATGTACGTGAAAGTGCTCATCCAG gtggGGTATGAGCCTCTTCCTCCAACAATAGGACGAAATGTTTTTGGGCGACAAGTCTGTCAGCTTCCTGGCCTCTTTGGCTATG CTCAGCACATTGCAAGCATCGATGGGAGGCGTGGGCTGTTCACAGGCCTGACTCCAAGACTGTGTTCAGGAGTCCTTGGAACTGTGGTCCATGCGAAAGTCTTACAG TATTACCAGGATTCTGAGAAACCTGAG GAGTTAGGATCTGTAACTGTACAAAAAGAAGGTTCATCCTCCTTTGACCGAGTTATCAAAGAG ACAACTCGAGAGATGATTGCTCGTTCTGCTGCTACCCTCATTACACATCCCTTCCACG TGATCACTCTGAGGTCCATGGTACAGTTTATTGGCAGAGAGTCTAAGTACTG TGGACTGTGTGACTCCATAGTAACCATCTACCGGGAAGAAGGCATCGTAGGATTTTTTGC GGGTCTCATCCCTCGCCTCCTAGGTGACATCATTTCTTTGTGGCTGTGTAACTCACTGGCCTATCTCATCAATACCTATGCACTGGACAGTGGG GTTTCTACCATGAGTGAAATGAAAAGTTATTCCCAAGCTGTCACAGGG TTCTTTGCCAGTATGTTGACATATCCCTTTGTGCTTGTATCTAATCTTATGGCCGTCAACAACTGTGG GCTTGCTGGTGGATCTCCTCCTTATTCCCCAATATACACTTCTTGGATAGATTGCTGGTGCATGCTACAAAAAGCG ggaAATATGAGCCGAGGAAACAGCTTGTTTTTCCGGAAGGTTCCTTGTGGGAAGACTTACTGTTATGACCTAAGAATGCTAATTTGA